From a single Oscarella lobularis chromosome 20, ooOscLobu1.1, whole genome shotgun sequence genomic region:
- the LOC136199215 gene encoding guanine nucleotide-binding protein G(i) subunit alpha-like, which produces MGCAISAEDKIAVERSKQIDQQLRVEGEKASRELLLLGAGESGKSTIVKQMKIIHEKGYSKDECLQYRPVVYSNTIQSMLAIIRALGTLKLEFGDSSCAEDARKLFSVAGRGDDADFTQETVAIMKKLWTDAGVQDCFKRAREYQLNDSAPYYLNSLDRLGSPDYVPTQQDVLRTRVKTTGIVETHFQFKGLHFKMVDVGGQRSERKKWIHCFEGATAIIFCVALSAYDLVLAEDEEVNRMHESMKLFDSICNNKWFESTSIILFLNKRDLFKTKIIKSPLTLCFPEYTGLNTYSEAAAYIQFQFENLNRKKDTKEIYTHFTCATDTENVQFVFDAITNVIIKDNLRDCGLF; this is translated from the exons ATGGGGTGTGCTATCAGCGCCGAGGACAAGATCGCCGTCGAGCGGAGCAAGCAAATCGACCAGCAGCTTCGAGTGGAAGGCGAAAAAGCGTCGCGAGAACTGTTGCTACTCG gAGCCGGCGAATCGGGAAAGAGTACGATCGTGAAGCAGATGAA AATAATACACGAGAAAGGGTATTCGAAAGACGAATGCCTTCAATATCGTCCCGTCGTGTACAGCAATACGATTCAATCGATGCTCGCCATCATACGAGCGCTCGGAACTCTCAAATTGGAGTTCGGCGATTCGTCGTGCGCG GAGGACGCGCGAAAGCTATTCAGCGTCGCcggacgcggcgacgacgcggatTTCACTCAGGAAACCGTCGCGATCATGAAGAAACTCTGGACGGACGCCGGCGTTCAGGATTGCTTCAAACGAGCGCGAGAATATCAGCTCAACGATTCGGCGCCATA CTATCTGAATTCGCTGGATCGTCTCGGCTCGCCGGATTACGTTCCCACGCAACAGGACGTGCTTCGAACGCGCGTCAAAACGACGGGAATCGTGGAAACGCATTTCCAATTCAAGGGTCTCCACTTCAA AATGGTCGACGTTGGCGGTCAGAGAAGCGAGCGAAAGAAGTGGATTCACTGCTTCGAAGGCGCGACGGCCATCATATTCTGCGTCGCTCTGAGCGCCTACGATTTGGTTCTAgccgaagacgaggaagtg aatcGTATGCACGAGAGCATGAAGCTCTTCGATTCGATTTGCAACAACAAGTGGTTCGAAAGCACGTCGatcattctctttctcaacAAGAGGGAtctcttcaaaacgaaaatcatCAAATCGCCGCTCACGCTCTGCTTTCCCGAATACACGG GACTGAATACGTATTcagaggcggcggcgtacATACAATTTCAATTCGAAAATTTGAACAGAAAGAAGGACACGAAGGAAATCTACACGCACTTCACGTGCGCAACGGACACGGAGAACGTCcaattcgttttcgacgcgatcaccaacgtcatcatcaagGACAATTTGAGGGATTGCGGACTTTTTTGA
- the LOC136199210 gene encoding protein phosphatase 1H-like, with protein sequence MGGVESLPTDEEILSLHLPIDSRQAKYDCDKRPPFLELSDDQLQDSKSHEKRVIVQPNSSSRLPWNAGYAETINAGKSYLRNEDQTSYAKETLRHVTKYEASDSTQIRIPVHYFGVFDGHAGGETSTFAAHACHQHVITNLNGIRELLASDDKVIEPEEDVCLGYSSPRIKVEDLVRGALEEAFIGMDEQLRRDRLDFSIKGGCTAMAALFVERKLYVANAGDSRSIIVKGNGDIVEMSKDYTPETDRQRVQAVAYYHPKLLGDFFGRLQFQRRVRRKDVGKQILYRDKHMTGWALKIVTEDDIKMVPMVTGEGKRARLLSTIGTTRGFGDFDLEAPGGLRIKPFMTAMPEVRMYDLSDENAHGDDDVLIMASDGLWERITNEEARDVVRKLFLELGATDTQRYARAAHHLVLAARGHLTQKGWRTEKEEFASGDDITCFVVPLKGASIEMNETYRQRETK encoded by the exons ATGGGAGGCGTCGAATCGTTGCCCACAGACGAGGAAATTCTCTCGCTGCATCTTCCGATAGACAGTCGCCAGGCGAAGTACGACTGCGACAAGCGACCACCGTTCTTGGAGCTGAGCGACGATCAGCTCCAAGACTCGAAGAGCCACGAGAAACGCGTCATCGTGCAGCCGAACAGCTCGAGCCGTCTACCGTGGAACGCGGGCTATGCCGA GACGATAAACGCGGGAAAGAGTTACCTGCGCAACGAGGATCAGACCTCCTATGCCAAAGAAACGCTGCGTCATGTGACCAAGTACGAAGCTTCTGATTCGACGCAG ATTAGAATTCCCGTTCACTATTTCGGCGTTTTCGACGGACacgccggcggcgaaacgtcgacgttcgccgcGCACGCGTGCCATCAACACGTAATAACGAATTTGAACGGAATTCGGGAACTATTGGCGTCAGACGACAAGGTGATCGAGCCGGAAGAGGACGTGTGCCTGGGCTATAGTTCCCCGAGAATCAAAGTCGAAGATCTCGTGAGGGGAGCGCTGGAAGAAGCCTTCATAGGAATG GACGAACAGCTGAGAAGGGATCGGCTAGATTTTAGCATCAAAGGGGGCTGCACTGCCATGGCTGCCCtcttcgtcgagagaaaACTCTACGTGGCAAACGCCGGAGATTCGAG GAGCATTATTGTGAAAGGAAACGGAGATATAGTCGAAATGTCCAAAGACTATACGCCGGAAACGGATCGACAACGAGTCCAGGCCGTG GCTTACTATCATCCCAAGTTGCTGGGCGATTTTTTCGGAAGACTCCAATTTCAACGACGAGTCAGACGCAAAGACGTAGGAAAGCAGATTTTGTACCGAGACAAGCACATGACCGGAtg GGCTTTGAAAATCGTTACGGAGGACGACATCAAAATGGTTCCCATGGTGACGGGCGAAGGCAAAAGG GCTCGTTTGCTTTCGACTATTGGAACGACGCGCGGGTTCGGAGATTTCGATTTGGAAGCGCCCGGAGGTCTGAGAATTAAACCGTTTATGACTGCAATGCCGGAG GTTCGAATGTACGATTTATCGGACGAAAACGcccacggcgacgacgacgttctcatcATGGCGTCCGACGGACTGTGGGAACGGATTACAAACGAAGAG GCAAGAGACGTAGTTAGGAAACTATTTCTGGAATTGGGAGCCACAGACACGCAGAG ATACGCGAGAGCGGCCCATCACTTAGTCTTGGCCGCTCGCGGCCATCTGACTCAAAAGGGCTGGCGCACGGAGAAGGAAGAATTCgccagcggcgacgacatcACGTGCTTTGTCGTTCCCCTCAAGGGGGCATCGATCGAAATGAACGAAACATACAGGCAAAGGGAGACGAAATAA
- the LOC136199288 gene encoding uncharacterized protein, with translation MAVVFTLAFVLAAGFLHTVDCEDNGLGLFPPLGWNSWCTWASCGQKGASGKMHDVCNETEIRSVAEAMLSNGMHALGYEYINLDDCWGSEERAADGSIQADKNRFPSGIKNLTDWLHSKGLKFGLYTSAGVTTCSSGERPKPIPGSYGHYEQDAQTFADWGVDYVKIDWCNTKVNGTELDYEKVHTEFSKGLNATGRPIFLGLCRGYPYPPPDYTRQVANAWRVNGDHHDEWSKTAEIIELMAPKEIADFAGPGGWNDPDFLMTGGAGCDEAASTHCPGMTDTEYVTEFTIWAITASNLLVSTDIRNLTDIMKTILLNEEVVAVHQDKLRKAGYRVGTWHCSDGSAHCQLWARPLNGGAYAVALYNADSESHDITFEFDLIGWSGEATVRDLWAKKDLGVKSGEFSMKVPSHGSVFLKLTKPT, from the exons ATGGCAGTTGTTTTCACTCTCGCGTTCGTCTTAGCCGCCGGTTTTCTTCACACCGTCGACTGCGAGGACAATGGCCTCGGCCTCTTTCCTCCGCTCGGATGGAACTCGTGGTGCACCTGGGCTTCTTGCGGCCAGAAAGGCGCATCCGGGAAAATGCACGACGTCTGCAACGAAACGGAGATACGTAGCGTCGCCGAAGCAATGCTCAGCAACGGGATGCACGCACTCGGCTACGAGTACATAAATCTCG ATGACTGTTGGGGAAGTGAAGAAAGAGCAGCG GACGGTTCGATTCAGGCGGATAAAAACCGTTTTCCGTCCGGAATTAAAAATCTCACCGATTGGCTTCACAGCAAAGGACTCAAGTTCGGTCTATACACTAG TGCTGGCGTGACGACTTGCAGTTCTGGCGAACGACCCAAGCCTATACCGGGCAGCTATGGACATTACGAGCAAGACGCACAGACGTTCGCCGACTGGGGAGTTGACT ATGTTAAAATTGATTGGTGCAACACGAAAGTGAATGGAACCGAGTTGGATTACGAGAAAGTTCACACGGAATTCTCGAAGGGCTTGAATGCGACTGGGAGGCCAATTTTTCTCGGACTCTGTCGCGGCTATCCGTATCCGCCGCCCGACTACACGAGACAGGTAGCGAACGCGTGGCGAG TCAATGGGGATCACCACGACGAGTGGTCGAAAACGGCTGAAATTATTGAACTCATGGCTCCGAAGGAAATAGCGGACTTCGCTGGACCCGGCGGATG GAATGATCCGGATTTTTTGATGACCGGAGGAGCCGGTTGCGATGAAGCGGCGTCGACTCACTGTCCCGGTATGACTGATACAGAATATGTAACAGAATTCACTATCTG GGCTATTACTGCGTCAAACCTGCTCGTTTCGACGGACATACGAAATTTGACGGACATCATGAAAACGATACTTCTAAACGAG GAAGTCGTAGCAGTGCATCAAGACAAACTTAGAAAGGCGGGATATCGCGTCGGTACTTGGCACTGCAGCGATGGCTCAGCTCATTGCCAG TTGTGGGCGCGGCCACTAAACGGCGGTGCGTACGCCGTCGCCTTGTACAACGCCGACAGCGAGAGTCACGATATCACTTTTGAATTCGATTTGATTGGTTGGTCGGGCGAGGCGAC CGTACGCGATTTGTGGGCTAAGAAGGATCTCGGCGTCAAATCGGGTGAATTTTCTATGAAAGTTCCGTCTCACGGTAGCGTTTTCCTCAAATTGACCAAGCCGACGTAA
- the LOC136199287 gene encoding serine/threonine-protein kinase TNNI3K-like isoform X2: MATAPCTEPRRTLVSRLVGMESDKFLSAIERGSTSDVSSYLKRNPIKWKIFTDELRSSPLHFARDAEMASYLITAGADVEAPNKYGRTPFLEAAIKGNSEVLTVLLETGCNHSAKAKNGNGALALACEKGHVEIAKRLVGIGVNVNEHHRYGFTSLHWACWAGHVEMAEYLLSAGADIEARSKLGVTPFLEAAFEGREQVMDFLIIKECNIYATDEDGDQALSLASMKGHLRVVKLLIELGLDINYANQNGCTPLLYASENGHVETADYLISAGANIEFRDKWGRTPFLKAVESGEDAVISMLIEKGCNIYAKDSFNSGALEVADLHNHVELKKQLLNTFIKQKANLGTETKTISLLEDEVMKEVKSTQRASLELCDQATQTEAGQGRERERMNQLLEENNRLRSLLSEAIAESTRRCADLEAEKDEVSCQLSEANARMCAELAESARQCAQLEEENARISSQLSAESARMQAQLTESASQCAQLEEENEAISSQLSQLSEENAAIRAKLAESARQYAHLEKENARVSYELTKEIARMRTHLAESLRQGAQQEEENASQVSKGNARVHALLVQNAQCSQLRQERDEARLVAEEAQRNLSKYEEIVKVPSTEIEQSGIKLGGGAYGEVRVGHWRGCQVAVKTFFDFLRVETYRERLEQEISICSHVHHPNVVSLLGVISQDGIPLSIVSELLEGSLSDVIKAAEGTITLREQVDVSVGCSAGVSYLHGLNILHGDIRSTNVVVTSLMEAKICDLGAARFSDHSSLSAGPMSPNYLAPERSTQHNTKMADVYSLGVTFIELMTGREPAPTKRMVQATSVRHPLIKRLGLGMVKQGPRERPLIGECLSQLIAVQKSDQEYRRCPAKRMVKGKVYGGGKVHLVKEPWL, from the exons ATGGCGACAGCTCCCTGTACCGAACCGCGTCGAACTCTTGTCTCGCGTCTTGTTGGGATGGAAAGCGACA AATTTCTCTCCGCTATCGAAAGGGGAAGTACGTCAGACGTCTCTTCGTACCTTAAACGCAATCCGATAAAGTGGAAGATATTCACAGATGAG TTAAGGAGTTCTCCGCTTCATTTTGCACGTGATGCTGAAATGGCAAGCTATTTGATTACAGCTGGTGCAGACGTTGAAGCTCCAAATAAG TATGGCAGAACTCCTTTTCTAGAAGCTGCGATTAAAGGAAATAGTGAAGTGCTGACTGTTTTACTTGAAACGGGATGCAATCATTCTGCAAAAGCCAAG AATGGTAATGGAGCATTGGCACTTGCGTGTGAAAAGGGTCACGTAGAAATTGCCAAACGACTTGTTGGAATTGGAGTCAATGTCAATGAACATCATCGA TATGGGTTTACATCTCTTCATTGGGCGTGCTGGGCGGGACACGTAGAAATGGCTGAATATTTATTGTCGGCTGGAGCAGACATAGAAGCTCGTTCTaaa TTGGGAGTTACACCTTTTCTTGAAGCAGCCTTTGAAGGAAGAGAACAAGTGATGGACTTTTTAATAATAAAAGAATGCAATATTTATGCAACGGATGAG GATGGTGACCAAGCATTGTCACTTGCAAGCATGAAAGGCCATTTAAGAGTTGTCAAACTACTTATTGAACTTGGATTGGATATCAATTATGCCAATCAG AATGGTTGTACTCCATTGCTCTATGCTTCTGAGAATGGTCACGTTGAAACGGCAGACTATTTAATTTCAGCAGGGGCAAATATTGAATTTCGGGATAAG TGGGGcagaacgccttttcttAAAGCTGTTGAAAGTGGAGAAGATGCTGTAATTAGTATGCTAATTGAAAAGGGTTGCAACATTTATGCGAAAGACAGC TTCAACAGTGGAGCATTGGAAGTTGCTGATCTTCATAATCATGTAGAGCTTAAGAAACAACTTTTGAACACTTTTATCAAGCAAAAG GCTAACTTAGGAAcagaaacgaagacgatttcaCTACTAGAA GATGAAGTGATGAAGGAAGTGAAATCTACTCAACGAGCTAGTCTAGAGCTTTGTGATCAAGCTACGCAAACAGAAGCGGGTCAAG ggAGAGAAAGGGAGAGAATGAATCAATTGCTGGAAGAAAATAACAGATTAAGGTCTCTGTTATCTGAAGCGATAGCAGAAAGTACACGACGATGCGCCGATTTGGAGgcagaaaaagacgaagtgTCCTGTCAACTTTCTGAAGCGAATGCTAGAATGTGCGCTGAGCTGGCGGAAAGTGCCAGGCAATGCGCTCAATTGGAGGAAGAAAATGCAAGAATTTCCTCTCAACTATCTGCAGAAAGTGCTAGAATGCAGGCTCAGCTGACGGAGAGTGCGAGTCAATGCGCTCAACTggaggaagaaaatgaagcaaTCTCCTCTCAACTATCTCAACTatccgaagaaaatgctgCAATACGTGCTAAGCTGGCAGAGAGTGCAAGACAATACGCTCatttagagaaagaaaatgccAGAGTGTCGTATGAACTAACTAAAGAAATTGCTAGAATGCGCACTCATCTGGCTGAGAGTTTAAGGCAAGGCGCTCaacaggaagaagaaaacgcctcTCAAGTATCGAAAGGCAATGCTAGAGTACACGCTCTGCTGGTACAGAATGCACAATGCTCTCAGCTGCGGCAAGAACGAGACGAGGCAAGACTCGTGGCTGAGGAAGCGCAAAGAAATTTAAGCAAAtacgaagaaatcgtcaaagtTCCTTCAACGGAAATTGAACAGAGCGGCATCAAACTCGGAGGAGGAGCCTATGGCG AGGTTCGTGTTGGTCATTGGCGCGGTTGCCAAGTGGCCGTCAAAAccttcttcgatttccttcgCGTCGAAACTTATCGCGAGCGTCTCGAGCAAGAAATCTCGATCTGCAGCCACGTTCATCatcccaacgtcgtctcaCTCCTCGGCGTCATTTCTCAGGACGGAATTCCTCTTAGCATTGTCTCGGAATTACTAGAGGGATCTCTtagcgacgtcatcaaagcaGCAGAGGGTACCATTACTCTCCGAGAACAAGTGGACGTCTCCGTAGGCTGTTCAGCTGGAGTTAGCTATCTTCACGGCCTCAATATTCTTCATGGAGACATCCGATCgaccaacgtcgtcgtcacgtcatTGATGGAGGCGAAAATCTGCGATTTAGGAGCAGCGCGTTTCTCTGATCACTCTAGTTTATCCGCTGGACCAATGAGTCCTAATTATTTGGCTCCTGAAAGATCGACTCAGCACAACACGAAGATGGCAGACGTCTATAGTCTCGGCGTTACGTTTATTGAGTTGATGACTGGTCGAGAACCGGCTCCGACGAAGAGAATGGTTCAGGCAACGAGTGTTCGTCATCCTCTCATCAAGAGGCTCGGTCTTGGGATGGTGAAGCAAGGTCCTCGTGAGAGGCCTTTGATTGGTGAGTGCCTGTCGCAATTGATCGCCGTTCAGAAGTCGGACCAGGAGTACAGAAGGTGTCCGGCAAAGAGAATGGTAAAGGGTAAGGTGTACGGGGGAGGGAAGGTGCATCTAGTGAAGGAACCTTGGCTCTAA
- the LOC136199287 gene encoding serine/threonine-protein kinase TNNI3K-like isoform X1, whose translation MATAPCTEPRRTLVSRLVGMESDSLVFFSIPFLGECLYVEFLSAIERGSTSDVSSYLKRNPIKWKIFTDELRSSPLHFARDAEMASYLITAGADVEAPNKYGRTPFLEAAIKGNSEVLTVLLETGCNHSAKAKNGNGALALACEKGHVEIAKRLVGIGVNVNEHHRYGFTSLHWACWAGHVEMAEYLLSAGADIEARSKLGVTPFLEAAFEGREQVMDFLIIKECNIYATDEDGDQALSLASMKGHLRVVKLLIELGLDINYANQNGCTPLLYASENGHVETADYLISAGANIEFRDKWGRTPFLKAVESGEDAVISMLIEKGCNIYAKDSFNSGALEVADLHNHVELKKQLLNTFIKQKANLGTETKTISLLEDEVMKEVKSTQRASLELCDQATQTEAGQGRERERMNQLLEENNRLRSLLSEAIAESTRRCADLEAEKDEVSCQLSEANARMCAELAESARQCAQLEEENARISSQLSAESARMQAQLTESASQCAQLEEENEAISSQLSQLSEENAAIRAKLAESARQYAHLEKENARVSYELTKEIARMRTHLAESLRQGAQQEEENASQVSKGNARVHALLVQNAQCSQLRQERDEARLVAEEAQRNLSKYEEIVKVPSTEIEQSGIKLGGGAYGEVRVGHWRGCQVAVKTFFDFLRVETYRERLEQEISICSHVHHPNVVSLLGVISQDGIPLSIVSELLEGSLSDVIKAAEGTITLREQVDVSVGCSAGVSYLHGLNILHGDIRSTNVVVTSLMEAKICDLGAARFSDHSSLSAGPMSPNYLAPERSTQHNTKMADVYSLGVTFIELMTGREPAPTKRMVQATSVRHPLIKRLGLGMVKQGPRERPLIGECLSQLIAVQKSDQEYRRCPAKRMVKGKVYGGGKVHLVKEPWL comes from the exons ATGGCGACAGCTCCCTGTACCGAACCGCGTCGAACTCTTGTCTCGCGTCTTGTTGGGATGGAAAGCGACAGTTTGGTCTTTTTCTCCATACCTTTTCTAGGAGAATGTCTGTATGTAGAATTTCTCTCCGCTATCGAAAGGGGAAGTACGTCAGACGTCTCTTCGTACCTTAAACGCAATCCGATAAAGTGGAAGATATTCACAGATGAG TTAAGGAGTTCTCCGCTTCATTTTGCACGTGATGCTGAAATGGCAAGCTATTTGATTACAGCTGGTGCAGACGTTGAAGCTCCAAATAAG TATGGCAGAACTCCTTTTCTAGAAGCTGCGATTAAAGGAAATAGTGAAGTGCTGACTGTTTTACTTGAAACGGGATGCAATCATTCTGCAAAAGCCAAG AATGGTAATGGAGCATTGGCACTTGCGTGTGAAAAGGGTCACGTAGAAATTGCCAAACGACTTGTTGGAATTGGAGTCAATGTCAATGAACATCATCGA TATGGGTTTACATCTCTTCATTGGGCGTGCTGGGCGGGACACGTAGAAATGGCTGAATATTTATTGTCGGCTGGAGCAGACATAGAAGCTCGTTCTaaa TTGGGAGTTACACCTTTTCTTGAAGCAGCCTTTGAAGGAAGAGAACAAGTGATGGACTTTTTAATAATAAAAGAATGCAATATTTATGCAACGGATGAG GATGGTGACCAAGCATTGTCACTTGCAAGCATGAAAGGCCATTTAAGAGTTGTCAAACTACTTATTGAACTTGGATTGGATATCAATTATGCCAATCAG AATGGTTGTACTCCATTGCTCTATGCTTCTGAGAATGGTCACGTTGAAACGGCAGACTATTTAATTTCAGCAGGGGCAAATATTGAATTTCGGGATAAG TGGGGcagaacgccttttcttAAAGCTGTTGAAAGTGGAGAAGATGCTGTAATTAGTATGCTAATTGAAAAGGGTTGCAACATTTATGCGAAAGACAGC TTCAACAGTGGAGCATTGGAAGTTGCTGATCTTCATAATCATGTAGAGCTTAAGAAACAACTTTTGAACACTTTTATCAAGCAAAAG GCTAACTTAGGAAcagaaacgaagacgatttcaCTACTAGAA GATGAAGTGATGAAGGAAGTGAAATCTACTCAACGAGCTAGTCTAGAGCTTTGTGATCAAGCTACGCAAACAGAAGCGGGTCAAG ggAGAGAAAGGGAGAGAATGAATCAATTGCTGGAAGAAAATAACAGATTAAGGTCTCTGTTATCTGAAGCGATAGCAGAAAGTACACGACGATGCGCCGATTTGGAGgcagaaaaagacgaagtgTCCTGTCAACTTTCTGAAGCGAATGCTAGAATGTGCGCTGAGCTGGCGGAAAGTGCCAGGCAATGCGCTCAATTGGAGGAAGAAAATGCAAGAATTTCCTCTCAACTATCTGCAGAAAGTGCTAGAATGCAGGCTCAGCTGACGGAGAGTGCGAGTCAATGCGCTCAACTggaggaagaaaatgaagcaaTCTCCTCTCAACTATCTCAACTatccgaagaaaatgctgCAATACGTGCTAAGCTGGCAGAGAGTGCAAGACAATACGCTCatttagagaaagaaaatgccAGAGTGTCGTATGAACTAACTAAAGAAATTGCTAGAATGCGCACTCATCTGGCTGAGAGTTTAAGGCAAGGCGCTCaacaggaagaagaaaacgcctcTCAAGTATCGAAAGGCAATGCTAGAGTACACGCTCTGCTGGTACAGAATGCACAATGCTCTCAGCTGCGGCAAGAACGAGACGAGGCAAGACTCGTGGCTGAGGAAGCGCAAAGAAATTTAAGCAAAtacgaagaaatcgtcaaagtTCCTTCAACGGAAATTGAACAGAGCGGCATCAAACTCGGAGGAGGAGCCTATGGCG AGGTTCGTGTTGGTCATTGGCGCGGTTGCCAAGTGGCCGTCAAAAccttcttcgatttccttcgCGTCGAAACTTATCGCGAGCGTCTCGAGCAAGAAATCTCGATCTGCAGCCACGTTCATCatcccaacgtcgtctcaCTCCTCGGCGTCATTTCTCAGGACGGAATTCCTCTTAGCATTGTCTCGGAATTACTAGAGGGATCTCTtagcgacgtcatcaaagcaGCAGAGGGTACCATTACTCTCCGAGAACAAGTGGACGTCTCCGTAGGCTGTTCAGCTGGAGTTAGCTATCTTCACGGCCTCAATATTCTTCATGGAGACATCCGATCgaccaacgtcgtcgtcacgtcatTGATGGAGGCGAAAATCTGCGATTTAGGAGCAGCGCGTTTCTCTGATCACTCTAGTTTATCCGCTGGACCAATGAGTCCTAATTATTTGGCTCCTGAAAGATCGACTCAGCACAACACGAAGATGGCAGACGTCTATAGTCTCGGCGTTACGTTTATTGAGTTGATGACTGGTCGAGAACCGGCTCCGACGAAGAGAATGGTTCAGGCAACGAGTGTTCGTCATCCTCTCATCAAGAGGCTCGGTCTTGGGATGGTGAAGCAAGGTCCTCGTGAGAGGCCTTTGATTGGTGAGTGCCTGTCGCAATTGATCGCCGTTCAGAAGTCGGACCAGGAGTACAGAAGGTGTCCGGCAAAGAGAATGGTAAAGGGTAAGGTGTACGGGGGAGGGAAGGTGCATCTAGTGAAGGAACCTTGGCTCTAA